ACAAGCGCACCTATGGATCGCTTTTCAGCAAGAAATAAAATGCTATTCGAAATGAAAGCTGAGGGTGATCATCCGCTGGGTGGCCTTCGTGAGAGATAAGGTATATTTTATCAGATCTTCTTCCTTGAGGTCGCTGCGTTCTCTCTCCAGTATATCGGTCAGTCCGAAGCTGAACTTCAGCTCGGGCGAAAGTGTGAAGAGGGGAAGGTAGAAGCTGCATCCCGCACCAATCTCTACTCCTCTGTCGAACGATTCAAGCAGTACCGCTCTGTTTTTCTTTCTTGCAAGCTCGATACTGCCATATCCTCCCAAAAGGAGGTAGGGTTTGTAATTGTTGATTCTGATCCCGGCGATCTTCAGGTGAACGGGCAGGGTGAGGTAGTTGTTGCGAAGGCTTTCCTTATATTCTTCCCCCGATTCCTGTTCACGAAAGAGCAACTCCTTGCTGCCCAGGTTCAGTGTGGGAAGCATTCTCAGATTCAGGTGCCGGGAGAGATAGAGATCACCGATGATGCCTACCGTAAAACCGGGCGTGTAATCCGGAATCTCCGAAAACCATACCTCACCATCCCCGCTTTGGTATCCGGACTGCGTGAGAATCAGATCCTGGGTATGCATGCCTACGGTGAATCCCAGGTGGAACAGTTGTTGATCGGCATAGGGCCGGTGCTGCAGGCTTCGTTGCTGACCGTAAATGATCAAGGGAACAGAGAGCAACAAACTTAATATGAAAAGGTGTAAGGCTATCTTCATACCTGGTTTAAACGAGTGGCCCGGACAGATATTGTGTGGTGATGTGGAAAGATATGGGGATTCTTTTTTCATTATTCAAAAAACTTTCTACCTTTGCAATAACAATCAAATCCAATTACATTAACTTAACTAATTATTCATTATGGCTTACGTTATTACTGAAGATTGTATTGCTTGCGGAACATGTATCGACGAATGCCCTGTTGATGCTATCTCGGAAGGTGACATCTATGTGATTGATCCCGAAATCTGTACTGACTGCGGTTCTTGCGCAGAGGTATGCCCCACCGAAGCAATTCATCCGGCATAAATAGACGGATATCTTATCTGTTAGGGAAACAAAAAGAGGCTGTCTCATCATAAAACATGAGAGGGCCTTTTTTTTGTTTTAATGTATTTTCTGTTTATCCCATTTTTAGGACGAGACAGGGTTCTCGGTGCCTCTAGCCTTATTGCACCTTTATACCACCCTTATACCCACTCCAATATTTATGGGAGTGGGTATAAGGGTACAATTAGCTTAGAATAAAAGAAGAGCTTCCAAAAACAGGTGGAAAACCTGCAATTCTGAGACGGCCTCATTGTTGCATCAGCCTGAATGGACA
This genomic window from Dysgonomonadaceae bacterium zrk40 contains:
- a CDS encoding PorT family protein codes for the protein MKIALHLFILSLLLSVPLIIYGQQRSLQHRPYADQQLFHLGFTVGMHTQDLILTQSGYQSGDGEVWFSEIPDYTPGFTVGIIGDLYLSRHLNLRMLPTLNLGSKELLFREQESGEEYKESLRNNYLTLPVHLKIAGIRINNYKPYLLLGGYGSIELARKKNRAVLLESFDRGVEIGAGCSFYLPLFTLSPELKFSFGLTDILERERSDLKEEDLIKYTLSLTKATQRMITLSFHFE
- a CDS encoding 4Fe-4S binding protein, producing MAYVITEDCIACGTCIDECPVDAISEGDIYVIDPEICTDCGSCAEVCPTEAIHPA